Proteins from one Belonocnema kinseyi isolate 2016_QV_RU_SX_M_011 chromosome 8, B_treatae_v1, whole genome shotgun sequence genomic window:
- the LOC117178896 gene encoding uncharacterized protein LOC117178896 encodes MSGLMNTLERKKLDAARLLACIAKIEDQEKRNSSLASEAYQTMMDHVEISQQLHEHLNRKRGEKEKIDLVLSRPPELKTFRTNKVDLSGLRLLVEKELQEIAALEKKNSLPGLSISKSENKT; translated from the exons ATGTCAGGATTAATGAACACTTTAGAGAGAAaaa aATTAGATGCTGCAAGATTATTGGCTTGCATTGCAAAAATTGAAGATCAGGAAAAAAGAAATTCATCATTGGCTTCTGAGGCATACCAAACAATGATGGACCATGTGGAAATAAGTCAACAATTACATGaacat ttaaatcggaaaaggggagaaaaagaaaaaatcgacTTGGTATTATCTCGGCCACCAGAATTAAAAACCTTCAGAACTAATAAAGTCGATCTCAGTGGTTTGCGCCTACTCGTAGAAAAAGAACTACAAGAAATTGcag cATTGGAAAAAAAGAATTCCCTTCCTGGATTGAGTATATCAAAGAGTGAAAATAAAACGTGA
- the LOC117179008 gene encoding arrestin domain-containing protein 17-like: MGLEEFRIIFGNPHKTYYSGETVTGNVFLVLNSPKKIRGIRVRIKGEAHTSWTVRINQHLTRYLGHEEYFSTRYYIAGSESGELELSAGNHEFTFEYALPKDLPSSFESDVGHVRYSIKSTIDRPWKYDHETKDVFKVRFNYDLNTDPRAKQSVTVEESKSFGLFFASPPLTVNFSLPVIGYVPGQSIPIKVNIENESGIPVNSVRITLNKYVTYRQEKSGPDFKTVKTKITEVVNQLEDKDTVSYEQMLKIPPLQNSNLINCGIIDITYILKLKAFVNKLSSADLKMATPILIGTVPLHN, translated from the exons ATGGGCCTGGaagaatttagaattatttttggtAATCCACATAAAACTTATTATTCAGGTGAAACTGTCACGGGGAATGTTTTTTTAGTTCTGAATTCGCCAAAAAAAATTCGAG gaaTAAGAGTCCGAATAAAAGGAGAGGCCCACACTTCTTGGACAGTACGGATTAATCAACATTTAACGAGGTATCTTGGTCATGAAGAATATTTTTCGACACGGTATTATATTGCCGGAAGTGAATCTG GTGAACTTGAATTATCAGCAGGTAATCATGAATTTACATTCGAGTATGCTTTGCCCAAAGATTTGCCCAGCAGTTTTGAATCTGATGTAGGTCATGTTCGCTATTCTATTAAAAGTACAATCGACCGACCCTGGAAATATGATCACGAAACAAAAGATGTCTTCAAAGTTAGATTTAATTACGATCTGAATACAGATCCAAGGGCTAAG CAATCAGTTACGGTAGAGGAATCAAAATCTTTTGGCTTATTCTTTGCCTCACCTCCTTTGACTGTTAATTTTTCATTGCCAGTTATAGGATACGTTCCAGGGCAATCGATTCCTATAAAagtgaacattgaaaatgaatctggaatTCCAGTAAATTCCGTGAGAATAACACTTAATAAG tATGTGACTTATCGTCAGGAGAAATCAGGTCCTGATTTCAAAACAGTGAAAACAAAAATAACTGAAGTTGTTAACCAATTAGAAGATAAGGATACCGTCTCTTATGAACAAATGTTAAAGATTCCACCtctccaaaattcaaatttgatcaaTTGTGGTATCATTGATATCAcatatatattgaaattaaaggcATTCGTCAATAAATT gaGTAGTGCGGACTTGAAAATGGCTACACCAATATTGATAGGAACCGTTCCCCTGCATAATTAG